From Vitis vinifera cultivar Pinot Noir 40024 chromosome 3, ASM3070453v1, the proteins below share one genomic window:
- the LOC100260580 gene encoding SH3 domain-containing protein 2 isoform X2: MEAIRKQASKFREQVAKQQQPSIQVGGMSKSNNYACAVLKQFGGGGYGGSDNVITDEAELQQHQKLEKLYISTRAGKHFQRDIVRGVEGFIVTGSKQVEIGTKLSEDCRKYGVENTCTSGNTLSKAALNYGRARAQIEKERGNLLKALGTQVAEPLRAMVMGAPLEDARHLAQRYERMRQEAEAQAIEVSKRQAKMREATGNADNTLKLEAAEAKLHDLKSNMAILGKEAAAAMAAVEAQQQRLTLQRLIATVESERAYHQRVLQILELLETEMISERQRIEAPPSPPVENNTPPPPSYEEVNGVFASQTHNGSSDSISYFLGEVMHSYQAESDVELNLSIGDFVVVRKVSNNGWAEGECKGKAGWFPFGYVEKRERVLASKMAEVF; the protein is encoded by the exons ATGGAGGCTATCAGAAAGCAAGCCTCCAAGTTCAGAGAACAGGTCGCCAAGCAACAACAG CCATCAATACAGGTCGGTGGCATGTCCAAGTCCAATAATTATGCCTGT GCTGTCCTCAAACAGTTTGGTGGTGGGGGATACGGGGGTTCAGATAATGTAATTACTGATGAGGCAGAGCTTCAGCAGCATCAGAAACTTGAAAAGCTTTACATATCAACACGTGCTGGAAAG cATTTTCAAAGGGATATTGTTCGTGGTGTAGAAGGTTTTATCGTTACTGGGTCCAAACAAGTTGAAATAG gaacaaaattGTCAGAAGATTGCAGGAAATATGGTGTTGAAAATACTTGTACCAGTGGTAATACGTTATCGAAAGCTGCATTGAATTATGGACGAGCTCGTGCCCAAATTGAGAAAGAACGTGGAAATCTATTGAAAGCTCTTGGTACACAG GTTGCAGAGCCATTAAGAGCGATGGTAATGGGAGCTCCATTGGAGGATGCTCGACATCTTGCTCAACGCTATGAAAGAATGCGACAAGAAGCTGAAGCTCAG GCCATCGAAGTTTCCAAACGCCAAGCAAAAATGAGGGAAGCAACAGGCAATGCTGATAATACTTTGAAACTGGAAGCTGCAGAAGCAAAGTTGCATGACCTGAAATCAAACATGGCAATATTGGGGAAGGAAGCTGCTGCTGCAATGGCTGCTGTTGAAGCTCAACAACAGAGGCTGACACTCCAGCGACTTATTGCCACA GTTGAATCCGAACGCGCTTATCACCAAAGAGTCCTTCAAATACTTGAGCTACTTGAAACTGAG ATGATTTCAGAGCGACAACGAATTGAAGCACCTCCTAGCCCTCCTGTGGAAAACAATACGCCCCCACCTCCATCGTATGAAGAAGTTAACGGAGTATTTGCTTCTCAAACACACAACGGATCCAGTGACAGCATTAGTTACTTCTTAGGAGAG GTTATGCATTCGTATCAAGCTGAATCTGATGTGGAGTTGAATTTGTCAATTGGTGACTTTGTTGTTGTCCGAAAG
- the LOC100255460 gene encoding GATA transcription factor 5: protein MDQCIESRALKESLRREAAMKTTPQVLYDDVLCGAGVNGVSGEDFSVDDLFDFSNGGLGVGFEGEEEEEEEEEKDSFSWSSLERVDDDNSNSSSFSGTGDFESLSAGGLAVPADDLEHLEWLSHFVDDSSASELSLLCPAVTGNSPSKRCEEEPRPALLRTPLFPTPLPAKPRSKRHRSSGRAWAFGSHSPSSSPSSSSSSSSTSCLIFANTVHNMESFYSLEKPPAKKPKKSPSADSQPQRRCSHCLVQKTPQWRTGPLGPKTLCNACGVRFKSGRLFPEYRPACSPTFSVEIHSNSHRKVLEIRRKKETAEPVSG from the exons ATGGATCAGTGTATTGAATCAAGAGCGTTGAAAGAAAGTTTACGCAGAGAAGCGGCCATGAAGACGACCCCGCAGGTGTTGTATGATGATGTATTGTGTGGTGCCGGAGTTAATGGCGTTTCAGGCGAGGACTTCTCCGTTGACGACCTTTTTGACTTTTCTAATGGGGGGTTAGGAGTTGGGTTTGAAGgggaagaggaggaggaggaggaggaagagaagGACTCGTTTTCTTGGTCTTCTCTAGAAAGAGTTGACGATGATAACTCAAATTCCAGCAGTTTCTCCGGCACCGGAGATTTTGAGTCCCTTTCGGCGGGAGGACTAGCCGTTCCT GCTGACGATTTGGAGCACCTTGAATGGTTATCTCACTTTGTAGACGATTCTTCAGCGTCGGAGCTCTCTCTTCTATGCCCCGCCGTTACCGGAAACTCTCCGTCAAAGCGGTGCGAAGAAGAGCCTAGGCCGGCGTTGTTGAGAACTCCGCTATTTCCGACGCCGCTTCCGGCAAAGCCCAGAAGCAAACGGCACAGAAGCAGCGGTCGTGCCTGGGCTTTTGGGTCTCATTCACCATCTTCGTCTCCTTCCTCTTCGTCGTCCTCGTCTTCAACGTCTTGCTTGATATTCGCCAACACCGTTCACAACATGGAGTCGTTTTACAGTCTCGAAAAGCCGCCGGCGAAGAAGCCCAAAAAGTCACCGTCGGCGGACTCTCAGCCGCAGCGGCGCTGCAGCCATTGCCTGGTTCAGAAGACCCCACAGTGGCGAACCGGGCCACTCGGCCCAAAAACCCTCTGCAACGCTTGTGGGGTTCGTTTCAAATCCGGCCGGCTCTTCCCGGAGTACAGACCAGCCTGCAGTCCAACTTTCTCCGTCGAAATCCACTCCAACAGCCACCGGAAAGTCCTAGAAATTCGGCGAAAGAAGGAGACAGCTGAACCTGTGTCCGGCTAA
- the LOC100260528 gene encoding subtilisin-like protease SBT3.9 isoform X1, producing the protein MAHQSTISVTALTAPKAAPPLFSLVPHLSPPPSLSLMSSFIKYKSLCFLHFSFSRVPWLFHVFLSFFFFFFFFFFFKSLALFFLGFQPMFTLCIWEKDPMMNQNSLKTLTTKFSQISLEDFPGVVRVVPNRILSLQTTRSWDFLHVNPHSGTGILSKSLSGFGSIIGIIDTGIWPESDSFKDKGMGKIPSRWHGTCQEGEQFNRSNCNRKIIGARWYIKGYEADFGKLDTSGGVEFLSPRDAVGHGTHTASIAAGSLVKNANFRGLARGLARGGAPSAQLAVYKVCWSTGGCSSADVLAAFDDAVLDGVDVLSVSLGSSPPLTAYFDDSLAIGSFHAVAKGISVVCSAGNSGPYPQTVINTAPWIISVAASTIDRAFRTVITLGNNQTLVGQALYTGKNVNKFYSFVYGESIVSQDSDEESARGCDIGSLNATLARGNVVLCFQTRSQRFSATAIRTVQTVGGVGLIFAKSPSKDVTQSMGIPCVEVDLVTGTSLLTYMVSTSKPMVKFSPTKTKVGLQSSPEVAYFSSRGPSSLSPSVLKPDIAAPGVSILAAWSPAASSPTIDMTQKELPPENFMIESGTSMACPHVSGIVALLNSMYPTWSPAAIKSALITTASVKDEYGLNVVAEGAPYKQADPFDYGGGHVDPNKAMDPGLIYDMGMKDYVHFLCSMGYNTTAIHLITKSPCPKNRNRNLLLNLNLPSIIIPNLKKSLAVSRTVTNVGPEESVYIAQVEAPPGTNVRVEPWILSFNSTTKKLKFKVFFCSRQRLLGRYSFGHLLWGDGFHAVRIPLIIGTVTADL; encoded by the exons ATGGCGCACCAATCCACCATTAGCGTCACTGCGCTCACTGCTCCTAAAGCAGCTCCTCCACTGTTCTCTCTGGTCCCCCAtctctccccccccccctctctctctctcatgtcaTCATTCATCAAGTATAAGtcactctgttttcttcatttttcattcTCCAGAGTCCCATGGCTTTTCCATGTGTTtctttcattcttcttcttcttcttcttcttcttcttcttcaagagTCTTGCTTTGTTCTTTCTCGGCTTTCAACCAAT GTTTACATTGTGTATATGGGAGAAAGACCCCATGATGAACCAGAACTCATTGAAGACTCTCACCACCAAATTCTCTCAaatctccttggaag ACTTCCCTGGAGTTGTCCGCGTGGTTCCCAACAGAATTCTCAGCCTACAAACAACTAGAAGCTGGGATTTTCTCCATGTAAACCCTCATTCTGGGACTGGAATCCTTTCAAAGAGTCTTTCGGGTTTTGGGTCCATCATTGGCATCATAGATACAG GGATATGGCCTGAGTCTGACAGCTTTAAAGATAAGGGCATGGGTAAAATCCCCTCTCGCTGGCATGGGACATGTCAAGAAGGAGAACAATTTAACCGCTCCAACTGCAACAG GAAAATAATCGGTGCGCGTTGGTATATCAAAGGATATGAGGCTGATTTTGGAAAGCTGGATACAAGTGGGGGTGTTGAATTCTTGTCTCCTAGGGATGCAGTAGGCCATGGTACTCACACTGCTTCAATCGCTGCGGGTTCTCTAGTAAAAAATGCAAACTTTAGGGGACTAGCTCGAGGATTGGCAAGAGGGGGGGCTCCATCAGCTCAGTTAGCTGTCTACAAAGTCTGCTGGTCTACTGGTGGATGCAGCTCAGCGGATGTTCTTGCTGCATTTGATGATGCTGTTCTTGATGGGGTGGATGTTCTCTCAGTGTCCCTGGGCTCATCCCCGCCACTTACTGCTTATTTTGATGATTCTTTGGCCATTGGTTCCTTCCATGCTGTAGCTAAAGGGATTTCTGTTGTATGCTCTGCTGGTAACTCTGGCCCTTACCCTCAAACCGTCATCAATACGGCTCCATGGATCATATCAGTTGCAGCCAGCACCATTGATAGAGCTTTCCGAACTGTGATTACCTTGGGGAACAACCAAACTCTTGTG GGACAGGCTTTGTATACAGGGAAGAATGTGAATAAGTTCTACTCTTTTGTGTATGGAGAAAGCATTGTCTCACAAGATTCAGATGAAGAAAGCGCAAG AGGTTGTGACATAGGAAGCTTGAATGCTACTTTAGCAAGAGGAAATGTTGTTCTCTGTTTCCAAACTCGGTCTCAGAGGTTCTCTGCCACTGCAATAAGAACTGTACAAACAGTTGGGGGTGTTGGACTCATTTTTGCCAAGTCTCCCAGTAAGGATGTTACACAATCTATGGGAATCCCCTGTGTCGAGGTGGACTTGGTTACAGGGACATCTCTGCTGACGTACATGGTGTCGACCAG CAAGCCTATGGTCAAGTTTAGTCCCACAAAGACAAAGGTGGGACTACAGAGTTCCCCAGAGGTGGCTTACTTCTCTTCCAGAGGACCCAGTTCTCTTTCTCCCTCTGTGTTGAAG CCTGATATTGCTGCTCCTGGGGTGAGTATATTGGCTGCCTGGTCTCCTGCTGCTTCTTCCCCCACAATTGATATGACTCAAAAAGAATTACCTCCTGAGAACTTCATGATTGAGTCAGGAACCTCCATGGCTTGTCCCCATGTTTCCGGCATTGTGGCTCTTCTCAATTCCATGTACCCCACCTGGAGTCCTGCTGCAATCAAGTCTGCTCTTATCACAACag CCTCTGTGAAGGATGAGTATGGTCTAAATGTAGTGGCTGAGGGAGCTCCATACAAGCAAGCCGACCCGTTTGATTATGGAGGTGGTCATGTAGATCCTAACAAGGCCATGGACCCTGGTCTCATATATGACATGGGAATGAAAGACTATGTCCATTTTCTGTGTTCCATGGGCTACAACACCACTGCTATCCACTTAATCACCAAGTCCCCATGCCCCAAAAACCGAAACCGAAACCTCCTCCTGAACCTTAATCTTCCTTCCATCATCATTCCCAATCTGAAGAAGAGCTTAGCAGTATCAAGAACAGTGACAAATGTTGGTCCAGAAGAGTCTGTGTACATAGCCCAGGTTGAAGCTCCTCCAGGCACAAATGTTAGAGTGGAGCCATGGATTTTATCATTCAATTCCACCACAAAGAAGCTAAAGTTCAAGGTATTCTTTTGTTCCCGGCAAAGACTACTAGGAAGATATTCATTTGGGCATCTGTTGTGGGGAGACGGCTTCCATGCAGTGAGAATACCATTGATCATCGGAACCGTAACTGCAGATTTGTAA
- the LOC100260528 gene encoding subtilisin-like protease SBT3.6 isoform X2 yields the protein MAFPCVSFILLLLLLLLLLQESCFVLSRLSTNVYIVYMGERPHDEPELIEDSHHQILSNLLGSEEAAKESILYHYKHGFSGFAAVLTESQAKVIADFPGVVRVVPNRILSLQTTRSWDFLHVNPHSGTGILSKSLSGFGSIIGIIDTGIWPESDSFKDKGMGKIPSRWHGTCQEGEQFNRSNCNRKIIGARWYIKGYEADFGKLDTSGGVEFLSPRDAVGHGTHTASIAAGSLVKNANFRGLARGLARGGAPSAQLAVYKVCWSTGGCSSADVLAAFDDAVLDGVDVLSVSLGSSPPLTAYFDDSLAIGSFHAVAKGISVVCSAGNSGPYPQTVINTAPWIISVAASTIDRAFRTVITLGNNQTLVGQALYTGKNVNKFYSFVYGESIVSQDSDEESARGCDIGSLNATLARGNVVLCFQTRSQRFSATAIRTVQTVGGVGLIFAKSPSKDVTQSMGIPCVEVDLVTGTSLLTYMVSTSKPMVKFSPTKTKVGLQSSPEVAYFSSRGPSSLSPSVLKPDIAAPGVSILAAWSPAASSPTIDMTQKELPPENFMIESGTSMACPHVSGIVALLNSMYPTWSPAAIKSALITTASVKDEYGLNVVAEGAPYKQADPFDYGGGHVDPNKAMDPGLIYDMGMKDYVHFLCSMGYNTTAIHLITKSPCPKNRNRNLLLNLNLPSIIIPNLKKSLAVSRTVTNVGPEESVYIAQVEAPPGTNVRVEPWILSFNSTTKKLKFKVFFCSRQRLLGRYSFGHLLWGDGFHAVRIPLIIGTVTADL from the exons ATGGCTTTTCCATGTGTTtctttcattcttcttcttcttcttcttcttcttcttcttcaagagTCTTGCTTTGTTCTTTCTCGGCTTTCAACCAAT GTTTACATTGTGTATATGGGAGAAAGACCCCATGATGAACCAGAACTCATTGAAGACTCTCACCACCAAATTCTCTCAaatctccttggaag cGAAGAAGCTGCCAAGGAATCGATTTTATACCACTACAAACACGGGTTCTCAGGGTTTGCTGCAGTTTTAACAGAGTCTCAAGCCAAGGTTATTGCAG ACTTCCCTGGAGTTGTCCGCGTGGTTCCCAACAGAATTCTCAGCCTACAAACAACTAGAAGCTGGGATTTTCTCCATGTAAACCCTCATTCTGGGACTGGAATCCTTTCAAAGAGTCTTTCGGGTTTTGGGTCCATCATTGGCATCATAGATACAG GGATATGGCCTGAGTCTGACAGCTTTAAAGATAAGGGCATGGGTAAAATCCCCTCTCGCTGGCATGGGACATGTCAAGAAGGAGAACAATTTAACCGCTCCAACTGCAACAG GAAAATAATCGGTGCGCGTTGGTATATCAAAGGATATGAGGCTGATTTTGGAAAGCTGGATACAAGTGGGGGTGTTGAATTCTTGTCTCCTAGGGATGCAGTAGGCCATGGTACTCACACTGCTTCAATCGCTGCGGGTTCTCTAGTAAAAAATGCAAACTTTAGGGGACTAGCTCGAGGATTGGCAAGAGGGGGGGCTCCATCAGCTCAGTTAGCTGTCTACAAAGTCTGCTGGTCTACTGGTGGATGCAGCTCAGCGGATGTTCTTGCTGCATTTGATGATGCTGTTCTTGATGGGGTGGATGTTCTCTCAGTGTCCCTGGGCTCATCCCCGCCACTTACTGCTTATTTTGATGATTCTTTGGCCATTGGTTCCTTCCATGCTGTAGCTAAAGGGATTTCTGTTGTATGCTCTGCTGGTAACTCTGGCCCTTACCCTCAAACCGTCATCAATACGGCTCCATGGATCATATCAGTTGCAGCCAGCACCATTGATAGAGCTTTCCGAACTGTGATTACCTTGGGGAACAACCAAACTCTTGTG GGACAGGCTTTGTATACAGGGAAGAATGTGAATAAGTTCTACTCTTTTGTGTATGGAGAAAGCATTGTCTCACAAGATTCAGATGAAGAAAGCGCAAG AGGTTGTGACATAGGAAGCTTGAATGCTACTTTAGCAAGAGGAAATGTTGTTCTCTGTTTCCAAACTCGGTCTCAGAGGTTCTCTGCCACTGCAATAAGAACTGTACAAACAGTTGGGGGTGTTGGACTCATTTTTGCCAAGTCTCCCAGTAAGGATGTTACACAATCTATGGGAATCCCCTGTGTCGAGGTGGACTTGGTTACAGGGACATCTCTGCTGACGTACATGGTGTCGACCAG CAAGCCTATGGTCAAGTTTAGTCCCACAAAGACAAAGGTGGGACTACAGAGTTCCCCAGAGGTGGCTTACTTCTCTTCCAGAGGACCCAGTTCTCTTTCTCCCTCTGTGTTGAAG CCTGATATTGCTGCTCCTGGGGTGAGTATATTGGCTGCCTGGTCTCCTGCTGCTTCTTCCCCCACAATTGATATGACTCAAAAAGAATTACCTCCTGAGAACTTCATGATTGAGTCAGGAACCTCCATGGCTTGTCCCCATGTTTCCGGCATTGTGGCTCTTCTCAATTCCATGTACCCCACCTGGAGTCCTGCTGCAATCAAGTCTGCTCTTATCACAACag CCTCTGTGAAGGATGAGTATGGTCTAAATGTAGTGGCTGAGGGAGCTCCATACAAGCAAGCCGACCCGTTTGATTATGGAGGTGGTCATGTAGATCCTAACAAGGCCATGGACCCTGGTCTCATATATGACATGGGAATGAAAGACTATGTCCATTTTCTGTGTTCCATGGGCTACAACACCACTGCTATCCACTTAATCACCAAGTCCCCATGCCCCAAAAACCGAAACCGAAACCTCCTCCTGAACCTTAATCTTCCTTCCATCATCATTCCCAATCTGAAGAAGAGCTTAGCAGTATCAAGAACAGTGACAAATGTTGGTCCAGAAGAGTCTGTGTACATAGCCCAGGTTGAAGCTCCTCCAGGCACAAATGTTAGAGTGGAGCCATGGATTTTATCATTCAATTCCACCACAAAGAAGCTAAAGTTCAAGGTATTCTTTTGTTCCCGGCAAAGACTACTAGGAAGATATTCATTTGGGCATCTGTTGTGGGGAGACGGCTTCCATGCAGTGAGAATACCATTGATCATCGGAACCGTAACTGCAGATTTGTAA
- the LOC100260580 gene encoding SH3 domain-containing protein 2 isoform X1, with protein MPASNSPIWIIKLTCSLSDPDLIGQCADKSTCQSGFAQGAKQVNLKPSIQVGGMSKSNNYACAVLKQFGGGGYGGSDNVITDEAELQQHQKLEKLYISTRAGKHFQRDIVRGVEGFIVTGSKQVEIGTKLSEDCRKYGVENTCTSGNTLSKAALNYGRARAQIEKERGNLLKALGTQVAEPLRAMVMGAPLEDARHLAQRYERMRQEAEAQAIEVSKRQAKMREATGNADNTLKLEAAEAKLHDLKSNMAILGKEAAAAMAAVEAQQQRLTLQRLIATVESERAYHQRVLQILELLETEMISERQRIEAPPSPPVENNTPPPPSYEEVNGVFASQTHNGSSDSISYFLGEVMHSYQAESDVELNLSIGDFVVVRKVSNNGWAEGECKGKAGWFPFGYVEKRERVLASKMAEVF; from the exons ATGCCTGCATCCAATTCTCCTATATGGATAATTAAGCTTACATGCAGTCTATCAGATCCAGATTTGATTGGTCAATGTGCTGATAAATCAACCTGTCAATCTGGTTTTGCTCAGGGTGCTAAACAGGTGAACTTGAAA CCATCAATACAGGTCGGTGGCATGTCCAAGTCCAATAATTATGCCTGT GCTGTCCTCAAACAGTTTGGTGGTGGGGGATACGGGGGTTCAGATAATGTAATTACTGATGAGGCAGAGCTTCAGCAGCATCAGAAACTTGAAAAGCTTTACATATCAACACGTGCTGGAAAG cATTTTCAAAGGGATATTGTTCGTGGTGTAGAAGGTTTTATCGTTACTGGGTCCAAACAAGTTGAAATAG gaacaaaattGTCAGAAGATTGCAGGAAATATGGTGTTGAAAATACTTGTACCAGTGGTAATACGTTATCGAAAGCTGCATTGAATTATGGACGAGCTCGTGCCCAAATTGAGAAAGAACGTGGAAATCTATTGAAAGCTCTTGGTACACAG GTTGCAGAGCCATTAAGAGCGATGGTAATGGGAGCTCCATTGGAGGATGCTCGACATCTTGCTCAACGCTATGAAAGAATGCGACAAGAAGCTGAAGCTCAG GCCATCGAAGTTTCCAAACGCCAAGCAAAAATGAGGGAAGCAACAGGCAATGCTGATAATACTTTGAAACTGGAAGCTGCAGAAGCAAAGTTGCATGACCTGAAATCAAACATGGCAATATTGGGGAAGGAAGCTGCTGCTGCAATGGCTGCTGTTGAAGCTCAACAACAGAGGCTGACACTCCAGCGACTTATTGCCACA GTTGAATCCGAACGCGCTTATCACCAAAGAGTCCTTCAAATACTTGAGCTACTTGAAACTGAG ATGATTTCAGAGCGACAACGAATTGAAGCACCTCCTAGCCCTCCTGTGGAAAACAATACGCCCCCACCTCCATCGTATGAAGAAGTTAACGGAGTATTTGCTTCTCAAACACACAACGGATCCAGTGACAGCATTAGTTACTTCTTAGGAGAG GTTATGCATTCGTATCAAGCTGAATCTGATGTGGAGTTGAATTTGTCAATTGGTGACTTTGTTGTTGTCCGAAAG
- the LOC100250277 gene encoding cytochrome P450 84A1, producing MASPLQSLLTFPSLFFLLFSLFLFIIFLRKLSRKLPYPPGPKGLPIIGNMLMMNQLTHRGLANLSKVYGGLLHMKMGVLHLVVVSTPEMAREVLQVQDSVFANRPARVAIKYLTYDRADMAFAQYGPSWRQMRKICVMKLFSRKRAESWASVREEVDSTLQSIAKRGGSAVNIGELALDLTKNITYRAAFGSSSREKQEEFVKILQEFSRLFGAFNFADFIPWLGWIQGKEFNKRLVKARGSLDEFIDKIIDDHIEKRKKQNNSGDESESEAELDMVDELMEFYSEDVAAEDLNSSIKFTRDNIKAIIMDVMFGGTETVASAIEWAMAELMKSPDDLKKLQQELTDVVGLNRRLHESDLEKLTYLKCCIKETLRLHPPIPVLLHETSEASVVAGYSVPARSDVMINAWAINRDKTAWEDPETFKPERFLKKDAPDFKGSHFEFIPFGSGRRSCPGMQLGLYGLDLAVAHLVHCFSWELPDGMKASDLDMSDLFGLTAPRAIQLVAVPTYRLQCPLLE from the exons ATGGCATCTCCTCTGCAGTCTCTCCTCACCTTTCCCTCCCTCTTCTTCCtacttttctctcttttccttttcattattttcttaagaaaattgtCAAGAAAACTCCCATATCCACCAGGGCCCAAAGGCCTGCCGATCATCGGAAATATGTTGATGATGAATCAACTGACCCACCGGGGACTAGCCAATCTCAGCAAGGTGTACGGTGGCCTGCTGCATATGAAGATGGGAGTCTTGCACTTAGTGGTCGTGTCCACCCCGGAGATGGCTCGTGAAGTTCTCCAGGTGCAGGACAGTGTTTTCGCCAACCGGCCAGCCAGGGTTGCGATAAAATATCTGACATATGATAGAGCGGACATGGCCTTCGCTCAATACGGACCCTCTTGGAGGCAGATGAGGAAGATTTGTGTGATGAAGCTCTTCAGTCGAAAACGGGCTGAGTCTTGGGCGTCGGTGAGGGAGGAGGTGGATTCAACGCTTCAAAGTATCGCCAAGAGAGGTGGGTCTGCTGTTAATATTGGTGAATTGGCGTTGGACCTCACCAAGAATATAACGTACAGGGCTGCGTTCGGGTCGAGTTCGCGAGAAAAACAGGAGGAGTTCGTGAAGATTTTGCAGGAGTTCTCGAGGCTTTTTGGGGCTTTCAACTTTGCAGATTTTATACCCTGGCTGGGTTGGATTCAAGGGAAGGAGTTCAATAAGCGGCTGGTCAAGGCTCGAGGATCACTTGATGAGTTCATCGATAAAATCATCGACGATCACATTGAAAAGAGGAAGAAGCAGAATAACAGCGGAGATGAAAGTGAAAGTGAAGCAGAGTTGGACATGGTGGACGAGTTAATGGAGTTTTACAGCGAAGATGTTGCAGCGGAAGACTTGAATTCTTCAATAAAGTTCACAAGGGATAACATCAAAGCTATCATTATG GACGTGATGTTTGGTGGAACAGAAACTGTGGCATCGGCAATCGAGTGGGCAATGGCGGAGCTCATGAAAAGCCCAGATGATCTGAAGAAACTGCAGCAAGAATTAACAGATGTGGTGGGCTTGAACCGAAGGTTACACGAGTCCGATCTGGAGAAGCTCACCTACCTCAAGTGCTGCATCAAGGAAACCCTCCGGCTCCACCCTCCAATCCCAGTTCTCCTCCACGAGACCTCCGAGGCTAGTGTGGTGGCCGGATACTCAGTCCCAGCACGCTCAGATGTCATGATCAACGCCTGGGCTATAAACCGAGACAAGACCGCCTGGGAGGATCCGGAGACGTTCAAGCCAGAGAGGTTTCTGAAGAAGGACGCACCTGATTTCAAAGGGAGCCACTTTGAGTTCATTCCATTCGGGTCCGGCCGGCGGTCGTGCCCGGGTATGCAGCTTGGGCTGTATGGATTGGATCTGGCTGTGGCTCACCTTGTTCATTGTTTTAGCTGGGAACTGCCTGATGGAATGAAGGCTAGTGATCTGGATATGAGCGATCTGTTTGGACTCACTGCTCCGAGGGCGATACAGCTGGTCGCAGTGCCGACTTATCGCCTGCAGTGTCCGCTCCTTGagtga